One part of the Arthrobacter tumbae genome encodes these proteins:
- a CDS encoding MFS transporter, with protein sequence MWATFAIFGLNGLVFASWAARIPSASDTLGLSDGQTGALLLVAAIGSMISLPLSGGIAARIGTANTVRLGGVAATIAASTIAGGLVAQSVVLSATGLFIFGLGIGLWDVAQNLEGADVERRLMRTIMPKFHAAFSGGAFIGALTGAGLAAAGVELSTHLAAVAVLVLVISLWIPRYFLPEDPHAGKHDDATASRSSGFTAWKEPRTLLIGLVVLGAALTEGAANDWVAKATVDGLGATEAVGALMFGVFVASMTLFRFVGGGFIDRFGRVRVLQVSLASSLAGLVLFVFAPNVLLAGVGAVLWGTGAALGFPMGMSAAADEPRRAAARVSVVSTIGYTAFLAGPPLLGFLGDQVGIRNALLAVGVAVLASFLVAPAAAERPAGEPKGAGIPS encoded by the coding sequence ATGTGGGCAACCTTCGCGATTTTCGGGCTCAACGGGCTCGTGTTCGCCAGCTGGGCGGCCCGGATTCCGTCCGCGTCGGACACGCTTGGGCTCAGCGACGGCCAGACGGGCGCGCTGCTGCTCGTTGCGGCGATCGGGTCCATGATCTCGTTGCCGTTGTCCGGCGGGATCGCGGCGCGGATCGGCACGGCGAACACCGTGAGGCTGGGGGGAGTGGCCGCCACCATCGCAGCCTCCACCATTGCCGGCGGGCTCGTGGCGCAATCCGTGGTGCTGTCTGCCACCGGTCTCTTCATCTTCGGCCTCGGCATCGGCCTCTGGGATGTTGCGCAGAACCTTGAAGGCGCCGACGTCGAACGCCGGCTCATGCGCACGATCATGCCGAAGTTCCATGCAGCCTTCAGCGGCGGTGCCTTCATCGGTGCGCTCACCGGAGCCGGCCTGGCGGCTGCGGGCGTGGAGCTGTCAACCCACCTCGCGGCGGTTGCTGTGCTGGTGCTGGTCATTTCGCTGTGGATTCCGCGCTACTTCCTGCCTGAGGACCCTCACGCCGGAAAGCACGACGACGCAACCGCCTCCCGGTCCAGCGGATTCACCGCATGGAAGGAGCCGCGCACGCTCCTCATCGGGCTGGTAGTGCTCGGTGCAGCGCTCACCGAAGGCGCGGCGAATGACTGGGTAGCGAAAGCGACCGTGGACGGCCTTGGTGCCACCGAAGCCGTCGGTGCGCTGATGTTCGGGGTGTTCGTTGCCTCCATGACGCTCTTCCGCTTCGTTGGCGGCGGCTTCATCGACCGGTTCGGGCGGGTGCGGGTGCTGCAGGTGAGCCTCGCGTCGTCGTTGGCGGGCCTGGTGCTTTTCGTCTTTGCACCCAATGTGCTCCTCGCCGGAGTCGGAGCCGTGCTGTGGGGAACCGGCGCCGCGCTCGGATTTCCCATGGGAATGTCCGCCGCCGCAGACGAGCCCCGCCGGGCCGCTGCACGCGTGTCGGTGGTTTCCACGATCGGCTACACAGCGTTCCTCGCAGGCCCTCCGCTACTCGGTTTCCTCGGTGACCAGGTGGGAATCCGCAACGCACTGCTCGCCGTCGGAGTGGCCGTACTGGCATCCTTCCTCGTGGCGCCTGCCGCGGCGGAGCGTCCCGCGGGCGAACCGAAGGGCGCCGGCATCCCGTCCTGA
- a CDS encoding YncE family protein, whose protein sequence is MLRSAVVVLCLLFLTACTAAPIPGATSSAPQPAATASGVAVPTPGKALSAKPTTPPSPRESLVLATDAAGADLLVINPADPGSPLEQRIPVGQAPWDVAVSGTRAFVSTAEGMAVVDLEERRRTSLIPYANPAGSISHGEYRPGGTGIAVSADGSTVFVAVLRADGTSVLEKMDVQDGRTVGTVEVGLRPFDILLSADGSEIYTIDHDSFSIHVINTETLAARRIEVAPFGTQGGLASWEKPHYGAIDDAGNLLLPYQGLALAVVDPASGAVSVEEMTANSHQHGTALVDDTLLVVGTGAFGNATGSPNLTVRDTASGDERILPLDRLHETVVPWVDPGTGKAYALLSGGYTRDGSWPGITVVDLETFEQRELAVPGRPQSLAVMP, encoded by the coding sequence ATGCTTCGTAGCGCCGTCGTCGTTCTCTGCCTGCTGTTTCTGACAGCCTGCACGGCGGCGCCTATCCCGGGTGCCACGAGTTCGGCACCTCAACCGGCGGCCACCGCTTCCGGCGTGGCTGTGCCCACCCCTGGTAAAGCTCTCTCAGCGAAGCCGACCACGCCACCATCACCACGGGAATCCCTGGTCCTCGCTACCGACGCGGCAGGAGCGGACCTTCTGGTCATCAATCCCGCAGATCCGGGCAGCCCTCTCGAGCAGCGGATTCCCGTCGGGCAGGCACCCTGGGATGTCGCGGTCAGCGGCACCCGGGCCTTCGTCTCCACAGCCGAAGGAATGGCGGTGGTCGACCTGGAGGAACGGCGTCGTACTTCACTGATCCCATACGCGAATCCGGCTGGCTCCATCTCGCATGGGGAGTATCGGCCCGGCGGCACGGGTATCGCGGTCAGCGCTGACGGAAGCACCGTCTTCGTGGCGGTACTCCGGGCGGACGGCACCTCGGTGCTGGAGAAGATGGACGTTCAGGACGGGCGGACCGTCGGTACCGTTGAGGTGGGACTGCGGCCGTTCGACATCCTGCTTTCCGCCGACGGTTCGGAGATCTACACGATCGACCACGATTCCTTCTCGATCCACGTCATCAACACCGAAACGCTTGCCGCGCGCCGGATCGAGGTAGCCCCGTTCGGCACGCAGGGCGGCCTGGCCTCCTGGGAGAAGCCGCACTATGGCGCGATTGACGACGCCGGGAACCTCCTTCTGCCCTATCAGGGCCTGGCGCTCGCCGTCGTCGACCCGGCCTCGGGCGCTGTCTCCGTGGAGGAGATGACCGCCAACTCGCATCAGCACGGAACTGCGCTTGTTGACGACACCCTCCTTGTGGTCGGGACGGGGGCATTCGGCAATGCCACCGGATCCCCGAACCTCACGGTCCGGGACACGGCGAGCGGTGACGAACGGATCCTGCCGCTGGACCGGCTGCATGAAACGGTGGTGCCCTGGGTTGATCCTGGTACAGGGAAGGCTTATGCGCTGCTCTCCGGCGGCTACACGCGGGATGGTTCCTGGCCCGGCATCACCGTCGTCGATCTTGAAACGTTCGAGCAGCGGGAGCTGGCGGTGCCCGGGAGGCCGCAGTCACTGGCCGTAATGCCCTAG
- a CDS encoding ATP-binding cassette domain-containing protein, giving the protein MTIIQAEGLTKTYKSKSGPVHALAGLNLSVPQGTVKALLGPNGAGKTTAVKVLTTLIKPDQGTAHIDGIDVVNNPKAARRIIGASGQYAAVDENLTGFENLEMVGRLYHLGAKTARKRAQELIDQFELTEAGNRPVKGFSGGMRRRIDLAGALVINPKILFLDEPTTGLDPRSRLALWEIISQLVNDGTTLLLTTQYLEEADHLSDDIAVIDGGKVIAEGTSDELKAQIGGHRVVVTLVDEADAGAAREILARHGDGTPAVSDRTVEVSVVDGPRALQYVLSDLGKANIQLHDAGMRRPTLDDVFLKLTGHRAEDETSKNDAEMEKAQ; this is encoded by the coding sequence ATGACGATCATCCAGGCTGAAGGCCTGACAAAAACCTACAAATCGAAGAGCGGCCCGGTGCATGCACTCGCGGGCCTCAACCTTTCGGTCCCGCAGGGGACCGTGAAGGCTCTGCTCGGTCCCAACGGAGCGGGCAAGACAACGGCGGTCAAGGTACTCACCACCCTGATCAAGCCTGACCAAGGCACGGCACATATCGACGGCATTGACGTCGTGAACAATCCGAAAGCTGCCCGGCGGATCATCGGAGCGTCCGGCCAGTATGCGGCGGTCGACGAGAACCTCACCGGGTTCGAAAACCTGGAGATGGTGGGCAGGCTCTACCACCTGGGTGCGAAGACCGCACGCAAGCGGGCACAGGAGCTGATCGACCAGTTCGAGCTCACGGAAGCCGGGAACCGGCCGGTGAAGGGATTCTCCGGTGGCATGCGTCGTCGTATTGACCTCGCCGGAGCGCTGGTCATCAACCCGAAAATCCTGTTCCTCGACGAGCCGACTACCGGGCTGGATCCACGGAGCAGGCTCGCGCTGTGGGAGATCATCTCCCAACTGGTGAATGACGGGACCACGCTGCTCCTGACCACCCAGTACCTTGAGGAGGCGGACCACCTTTCGGATGACATCGCCGTGATCGACGGCGGTAAGGTCATCGCCGAGGGCACTTCGGATGAACTGAAGGCGCAGATCGGCGGCCACCGGGTGGTCGTGACTCTGGTGGACGAGGCAGACGCCGGCGCGGCCCGCGAAATCCTCGCGCGTCACGGTGACGGCACCCCCGCCGTCAGCGATCGCACCGTGGAGGTGTCCGTCGTCGACGGACCACGCGCCCTGCAGTATGTGCTCTCCGATTTGGGCAAGGCGAACATCCAGCTGCACGACGCCGGTATGCGCCGGCCCACGCTCGATGACGTCTTCCTCAAGCTCACCGGCCACCGGGCCGAAGACGAGACCAGCAAGAATGACGCTGAGATGGAGAAAGCCCAGTGA
- a CDS encoding ABC transporter ATP-binding protein yields MIEAAELSKRYGAKTAVDGISFSVKPGRVTGFLGPNGAGKSTTMRMIVGLDNPSGGDVRVNGKHYAQHSAPLREVGALLDAKAVHTKRSAYNHLRAMAATHGIPNSRVKEVIEMTGLGPVAKKRVGGFSLGMGQRLGIACALLGDPHTVILDEPVNGLDPEGVQWVRHLAKGLASEGRTVFLSSHLMSEMALTADHLIVIGRGRIIADAPISEILDGQGQTRARVRTDRPTDLVRALAADGVSSQQLEPELLEITGADSRRIAEVALQRQILLYELTPLQASLEDAYMQLTSDEVEYHSHALTQAPAGAGSEEGK; encoded by the coding sequence ATGATTGAGGCAGCAGAACTGTCCAAGCGCTATGGCGCAAAGACTGCCGTAGACGGTATCTCATTCAGCGTCAAACCCGGCCGTGTCACCGGTTTTCTCGGTCCCAACGGCGCCGGCAAGTCCACCACAATGCGGATGATCGTCGGACTCGACAACCCCTCCGGCGGCGACGTCCGCGTCAACGGCAAACACTACGCACAGCACTCCGCACCCCTGCGCGAGGTAGGCGCCTTGCTCGATGCGAAAGCAGTCCATACCAAGCGCTCGGCTTACAACCACCTCCGCGCGATGGCTGCCACCCACGGCATTCCCAACAGCCGCGTCAAGGAAGTCATTGAGATGACCGGCCTTGGACCCGTCGCCAAGAAGCGCGTCGGCGGATTCTCGCTAGGAATGGGTCAGCGACTCGGCATTGCGTGTGCACTGCTTGGCGATCCGCACACCGTCATCCTCGACGAGCCGGTCAACGGCCTCGACCCCGAGGGCGTGCAGTGGGTGCGGCACCTCGCCAAGGGGCTTGCTTCCGAAGGCCGCACCGTCTTCCTTTCTTCCCACCTGATGTCGGAGATGGCACTCACGGCAGACCATCTCATCGTCATCGGGCGCGGCCGTATCATCGCCGACGCCCCGATCAGCGAAATCCTTGACGGACAGGGCCAGACCCGCGCCCGGGTCCGCACTGACCGTCCCACCGACCTGGTGCGGGCACTGGCCGCGGACGGCGTCTCCAGCCAGCAGCTCGAACCGGAGCTCCTCGAAATCACCGGTGCGGACTCGCGTCGGATCGCGGAGGTCGCCCTTCAGCGCCAAATCCTTCTCTACGAACTGACACCGCTGCAGGCCTCGCTGGAGGACGCATACATGCAGCTCACCTCCGACGAGGTCGAGTACCACTCACATGCTCTTACGCAGGCTCCTGCCGGGGCCGGCTCCGAGGAAGGCAAGTAG
- a CDS encoding ABC transporter permease subunit has product MSHTATAPAPETVGARRGPSGGSGVNFARVLKSEWIKVTTVPSTVIMLSITVVVMVGLAALFAWQTTVLLDLQSDPEVAAQVQGAPDATSIVSTIPGSGLIFGQLLIGSLAVVLIASEWGTGMIRSTMVAVPKRIPALLAKQLVIAAIAFIIGAGSAFVGYLVAQPILAPSDLAFGLDTDGVLLHIINTGSVLALVAIIAMSIGTLLRNTAGGVVTTIGLLFVLPILVATLLAGIADWIPDAARFLPSSAGEQMVAITIAEDALNQWQGALVLGAWALVLLVISLIVTKKRDV; this is encoded by the coding sequence ATGTCACATACAGCCACTGCACCTGCACCAGAAACAGTGGGTGCCCGCCGCGGCCCCTCCGGGGGATCCGGCGTGAACTTCGCGCGGGTACTCAAATCCGAGTGGATCAAGGTAACAACTGTCCCGTCGACGGTGATCATGCTGAGCATCACCGTGGTGGTCATGGTTGGTCTTGCGGCGCTGTTCGCTTGGCAGACCACCGTTCTGCTCGATCTTCAGTCTGATCCTGAGGTGGCTGCCCAGGTGCAGGGAGCACCGGATGCAACCTCGATCGTTTCCACCATCCCGGGGTCCGGGCTGATCTTCGGCCAACTTCTCATCGGCTCTTTGGCAGTGGTCCTGATTGCTTCCGAGTGGGGCACCGGGATGATCCGGTCCACCATGGTTGCCGTTCCCAAACGAATCCCGGCGCTGCTGGCCAAACAGCTCGTTATCGCTGCCATCGCCTTCATCATCGGTGCAGGATCGGCCTTCGTCGGTTACCTAGTCGCACAGCCGATTCTCGCTCCCTCTGACCTGGCGTTCGGCCTGGATACCGACGGCGTGCTGCTGCACATCATCAACACGGGTTCGGTTCTGGCCCTGGTCGCCATCATCGCCATGTCTATCGGAACCCTTCTGCGCAACACCGCCGGCGGAGTTGTAACCACCATCGGTCTCCTGTTTGTCCTTCCGATCCTCGTGGCCACCTTGCTGGCAGGTATCGCTGACTGGATCCCTGACGCCGCGCGGTTCCTGCCGAGCAGCGCAGGCGAGCAGATGGTGGCCATCACCATCGCAGAAGACGCCCTGAACCAGTGGCAGGGCGCGCTGGTACTCGGCGCCTGGGCATTGGTCCTCCTGGTGATCTCGCTCATCGTCACCAAGAAGCGCGACGTCTAG
- a CDS encoding ABC transporter permease: MTALSQPTYDSVGSPLAQLFSDGWIATRRNLIKIKRVPEILVFTILQPIMFVLLFSQVYAGAMNVPDYTNFLMAGIFAQTVIFGSTFSGAAMAQDLKDGIIDRFRTLPMSPAAVLIGRTNGDLVINSISMMIMMGTGWLVGWRVTTSVWGFLGGVAVLLLFSYAFSWVMALLGMSVRSPEVINNASFMILFPLTFISNAFVPIHTMPEVLKNIAEWNPVSALVESARILFGNTNPEFPEPTAWTLQNPIITVIFGVIVMLAIFVPLSVKKFKSISSR, translated from the coding sequence GTGACCGCGCTCAGCCAGCCCACCTACGACAGCGTAGGGTCGCCTCTCGCCCAACTGTTCTCCGACGGCTGGATCGCCACACGCCGCAATCTGATCAAGATCAAGCGCGTGCCGGAGATCCTCGTCTTCACCATCCTCCAGCCCATCATGTTTGTGCTCCTGTTCAGCCAGGTCTACGCCGGCGCCATGAACGTGCCCGACTACACGAACTTCCTCATGGCCGGGATCTTCGCGCAGACGGTCATCTTCGGCTCCACCTTCTCAGGTGCCGCGATGGCGCAGGACCTGAAGGACGGCATCATCGACCGCTTCCGTACCTTGCCCATGAGCCCGGCAGCAGTGCTCATCGGCCGTACCAACGGCGACCTAGTGATCAACAGCATTTCCATGATGATCATGATGGGAACCGGCTGGTTGGTCGGTTGGCGGGTCACCACGTCGGTGTGGGGTTTCCTGGGCGGTGTGGCGGTCCTGCTGTTGTTCTCCTACGCCTTCAGCTGGGTCATGGCTCTTCTCGGTATGAGCGTTCGCAGCCCGGAGGTCATTAACAACGCATCCTTCATGATCCTGTTCCCGCTGACGTTCATCTCGAACGCCTTCGTTCCCATCCACACCATGCCGGAGGTACTGAAGAACATTGCGGAGTGGAACCCGGTATCGGCCCTCGTGGAGTCCGCACGGATACTGTTCGGGAACACCAATCCGGAATTCCCGGAGCCCACCGCGTGGACCCTGCAGAACCCGATCATCACCGTGATTTTCGGAGTCATCGTGATGCTTGCCATCTTCGTGCCGCTTTCGGTGAAGAAGTTCAAGTCCATCAGTTCCCGGTAA
- a CDS encoding EGFR-like transmembrane domain-containing protein, producing MDAMMWVWIIIGILVVLLIIGLIVFLGRKRKHAHDQEKRREDHDRADRIREEAHAKDLEAREREARAARADADAQQAEVDAERLRKEAEQRQNDAQGLRRETEEHTRHADEIDPDVRNDQGKGSDRKNDADPGRSGRH from the coding sequence ATGGACGCAATGATGTGGGTCTGGATCATCATCGGGATCCTCGTAGTGCTGCTCATCATCGGATTGATCGTATTCCTTGGACGGAAGCGCAAGCACGCACACGATCAGGAGAAGCGCCGGGAGGATCACGATCGCGCAGACCGGATTCGGGAAGAGGCGCACGCCAAGGACCTGGAAGCACGTGAGCGGGAGGCCCGCGCCGCCCGCGCTGACGCTGATGCCCAGCAAGCCGAGGTGGATGCCGAACGGCTGCGCAAGGAAGCGGAACAGCGGCAAAACGATGCCCAGGGACTGCGCCGGGAAACAGAGGAACACACCCGGCATGCGGATGAGATCGACCCTGACGTACGCAATGATCAGGGAAAGGGCAGCGACCGGAAGAACGACGCCGATCCCGGCCGGTCCGGACGTCACTGA